The genomic DNA ATGAGTTGGGCCCTGGTAATATATGCATGGTGAGGATGGAAACATTATTATTTAGGCACTCTAGGTCAGGGTCTATGCTGGACTGGAGAGACTTGCAAAGATAAGGCCATCTGTGGCCTCGAGTAACCCAGACACTCTTTCTCGGGGGATGCAAATTCGGGCAGAACCCAGACAGGTAAGATAAATGTGTAAAGAGACTAGTGTAAGACAGGGCAAATTAGTGGGGCCTAAGCAGCCCATAGATGTGTGTCCTGCCTAAGGTATTCAGACTCATAATTGATTAAAAACAAGAAGGCTGGCCTAGCAGCACAGGCTGGGTAGACTCTCCTCAACTAGTGATCTCCAGAATTCCTCTTACAGAAATTCAGTAGATGATTTTGTTGTTAATTATACAGggaagcctatataataaaaccctaatatgcaaatcgactgaactgcaGAACGACCAGTCTTTATGAtgcgcacggaccaccagggggcagacgctcaatgcaggagcgccacttagccagaagcagggctcacaggtGGTGAGCGCagaggcggtggcgggagccatctggcctaagccagcaggtggacatccccccgaggggtcccagactgtgagagggtgcaggctgggctgaggggtcccccaccccagtgcacaaatgtcgtgcactgggcctctagtatacaataacaACCAAGTTGGGGAGACTAAGGTAAGGATCATTAGCTTTGAGACACAGTGACCTTGAGGTTCAGAAGAGGGAAGCTGGAAATATGGTTGTGGAGCTCAGTGAAGAAGTTTCAGGAAAGAAGTAAGTGCTTTTTATGGCAGGATTAAGTTTCTGTGTGAAAAAGAGATCACAGATGTTTTAGATTTAGACTGTCTAGTCAGATTGTAATTATACCTTCTTTGTAATCAGTCAGGAAAATCTTCTTAGAGGAAAAGGAATGATTCAGAAACTCTATGAAAATTGAAAGGAAGAAAGCTTGGCAGGTTGGGAAGAGATCCTCTAGCCACTGGGGAGGAAGAGGGCGTGCAGGACCATGCATGATGGTGGAATCACCTTTACTCAAAGGTGCCCCAAAAAACAGAGGGTGTGCATGAaatggagggaaaggagaggagatagGAGGACCATGCCCCTGGGCCCTAGATTTCCCATTTCATCTGAGCCACAAGCCAATGTGCACTATCCTTAATGTTTTTCAGGGTGAAGACTCAGATGAAGAAGATCTTTGTATCAGTAACAAATGGACTTTCCAAAGAACCAGTCGGCGGTGGTCTCGTGTGGACAACCTCCACACACTGTTTCCTGGGGGAGACAGAAATGGGTCATCTGGAGACATTAGGATGAGAGACACAACCAGCAGTGAAAGTGTCCTCACAGACCTGAGTGAGCCCGAGGTCTGCTCCATCCACAGCGAGAGCAGTGGTGGGAGTGACGGACGCAGCCACCCCGGCAGCCAGGGCACTGGCCGGGAGGCGTTTGACTGCTCCAGCCAATACTGCTCCGATAGCCCAGTCATGCTGGATGCCACGGTATTCAGCAGCAGCCTCCCACAGTCCTCCAAAGACGTCCTCAACTACCCTTTCCACCCAAAGAATGAGAAACTCAGTAGACCCAGAGCTAAATCATTTTTGAAACGCATGGAAACACTCCGAGCAAAAGGAACACATGGAAGGCATAAGGGGCAGACAGGTGGCTTGGTGATCAGCGGGCCTGTGCTACAGCAGGAGCCAGAGTCCTTTAAGGCCATGCAGTGCATCCAAATACCTAATGGAGATCTCCAGAACTCACTCCCGGTTGCCTGCAGTAAAGGACTTCAGTGCTCCAGCAAATGGAGTGGTGAAAGCAGCCCATCAGAAAACAGCAGTAGTGGGCTGAGCACACCTGGCCTGAAGGAACGGAAATGCCAGGAGGCCAACAAGCGTGGGGGCATGTACTTAGAAGACCTGGATGTGCTGGCTGGGACAGCACTGTGGAATGCAGGTGACCAAAACCACACACATGAGTTTCATTCCCAGGAGAACTTGGTAGTACACATTCCCAAGGATCACAAACCAGGAACATTCCCAAAGGCGCTGTCCATCGAAAGCCTCTCACCAACAGACAACAGCAATGGGGTGAACTGGAGGACTGGTAGCATCTCCCTGGGTAGACAGCATGGCCCTTGTGCCAGGGAGCCTGGGCTCATTGCCTCCTGCCACAGAGCAAGTCGAGTCAGTATCTATGACAACGTCCCATTGTATGCCAGCACAGGAGACCTTTTGGACTTGGAGAAAAATGACCTCTTACCTCACTTAGAGGACATTCTGCACCACGTCAGTGGCCTCCAAGAGGGAGTGAATGAACTGCAAGCACATGAGGCCTTGGTTGGAAAACCTGGCTTATGTCCCTTTCCATTTCCTAATCAGATAACCCTAGATTTCGAAGGCAATTCTGTTTCTAAGGGTCAGACAACACCCAGTGATGTGGAAAGAGATGGAACATCACTTAATGAGTTGGAGACCACCGGGATCAAAGAAAGAAGGGATTCTGGTGTAGGGGCCTCTCTGACTAGGCCAAACAGGTTGGTGGCATGATTTTGTGAAATGATTTTTAATCCACTTCTTAATAATTATGgtctgtgtatttattttttaaacatttataaagcacttatTAAATGCCTGACACTGTTAAGTGATGTATGTGGTTAGGAATCATTTGAACAGAAGTATGTCTTCTCTACAGTTAACATGGTGATTAAATCCCTGTTATCTCACTTTTATTTCTCTGAGTGTGCCCTCTAATTCaatcttagttttatttttttttaaatgagcttatGTGCAAAGTTCTATGTGAGGCACCATTCATAATCACTGATAATGGAGGCCCAGTGCCTGTACACAGGTGCTTTCCATGACCTTGCAACAGtattgattaaaaaatatctCTACCACAAatgttaaactatttttaatttaattgtatgAGAAAATTCTGATATCTAAGATGTGTACTTCATAAGTTTAGTTTGGTTTTACAATATCAGTTACAAAGTATATAAAAGCTGTTGTTCAAAGACCACTTCAGAAGTACCCTAGAGCAATGGCCTTGGATGGGCCTAACTGGTAGAAAGAGTAATAATGTGTGTGCTTCTAGTGAAGACAGTGATGTCTCATGGGGCTCACTGATGTGTCATGACATCAGGAGTGCTTCATCTGTGCCTATCAGGCTCCCTCTCAACACCAAACGAGAGGTGAGTGCAGGGACAGGgtagcaatataaaaatattctagtgCTCCCAAACATTGACATTGAGATCTCTTTTCCtatccctccccccgccccccccctctctctcacacacacacacacacacacacacacacacacacacacacacacacacaacagctgCTTTCAACATTTGGGAGCAAATTTAGGGATGAACAAGTGAAAATTATTATATAACTTATTTAAACCTCCTAATAAAACAGATAATGACTTTTTTCCAGATTTATCAGACTTGGAAAAAGTAGTTTCTTTGGTCTGTTCTTTGCATTTGTGTCTTCTGTTTTCATTTGCTTGGTGATTTTCTTGGCACTGAACCTATTTTGAATAACCACTTAAAAATTAGTCACATCCTGTGTTTCTGGATAACATATCCACTTTGTGACTGCCTCTCTGATGGTCTCTCTGGTAAAGGCGACTCCGATGGAACAGTTTCCAGCTCTCCCACCAGCCTCAGCCATCCACAGCATCACCCCACATCAGCAACCAGACTGCTGGCCAGTTGAACCTGCTCCAGCGCTTCTCGCTGCTCCGCCTCACGGCCATCATGGAGAAGCACTCCATGTCCAACAAACACGGCTGGGCATGGTGCGTAGCATGTTCACTCCAGAGAGCATCATTTGGCTAGAGCTAAGCGTGTGATTGCAAAAGCTTTAGTACTTGCTTTCTGATTTCTGAAAACCTGATCATTGCCTTTACTTGCTGACGTCCTGAAAATAATGCCCAGAGTTCTGCCTTATTGTCTGCTTCCTGGGCTGCCTCGGCTGGGAGGGGATGTAGCCTGCAGGAAGCATGGCTTTATTTGTAGCTCTCTGCCAGTGTCCAGGGAAGGCACTCAGGCTCCAACAAGAACAAAAGTCAAGTAGTCAAGTAAAAGCTGATTAATTGTGAGCagagtaattaaaaataaacttgctGTAAAGTAATTCTGGCAGTTTGCAAGGAAACATCTGTTATTTGTACCTTCAGACCAATGCAGAGCTCAACACCTAGTCCTAGAGCATTGATTCATTCAAAAGGCATTTCATTCTTCAGGGACATGTCTACTTTTATTTAATTggcaaataaaaacaagaatatgcagtaaaatgtttataataaggACTTGACAAAGCATGTGTTGGAACTTAAATGTGGACCTATTTTAGatgatttgaaaaaatattaaatgtgtcACTAATTGTCCTAtggtatatattatgtatatagaAGAATTGGCaatgcttttataaaaataatttagaaagttATAAGTTGCATGATCAAATTAATGTGCTTGTGTATTAAAATTTCCTATAAAAGTACAATTAGTTCTAGAAAATTATAGCCAAGAAATGCTTTttatcttctctcccttcctttctccccaaaCCCAACTAAGTTAATTCTTCTTGTTGTTGTAGTTTTTAAGTTTCATTTAGTCTTGTTGGGGACTTTTAAGTGTTTATTACTTGAGAGGTATGTAGTAACAATTAAATTAGAAAGTCCACCACTTGATTTGAAAACAGAGCCATAAATCCATCTGTTAACGTGAATCATGCTGTATAATAGAGTTCTAACATAGGCAAGGGGCACACATTGTCCTTCCATGTACTGTGATTaattaaagagagaaatattgaattCCCTCATGCCTGTTGGCTATTCCTACAAAAGCTTGGCTTTACCCTCTTGCTTGCTTTCACAGCCTCTCCCAACAGTAGGCCCCAGGAGGCTTGATGACCTGGTTTCTGTGAATTCTAGGTCAGTTCCAAAGTTCATGAAGAGGATGAAAGTTCCTGATTACAAAGACAAGACTGTCTTTGGCGTTCCTCTTATAGTTCACGTCCAGAGAACGGGACAGCCCCTGCCTCAGAGTATTCAGCAAGGACTCAGATATCTTCGCAGCAACTGCCTTGACCAGGTATGGTTAGAAATCCAAAACACAGGCTTGGATTTATGAAATGCCAGACAGAGTCATTGTCCAGCATCAGACAAAAATGAGCTTCACCGAAAATAAAAGGCATTGTGATCTTTATAGGtcaactaaaggcccggtgcacgaattcatgcacgggtgaggtccctgggcctggcctgcgatcgGGACCGATCTGGGCCAGCTGGCcacggggagggactgtgggaagttggccatCAGTGGAAAATTGGctgcgggagcacactgaccaccagggggcagctcctgcattgagcatctgccccctagtggtcagtgcacatcatagcagctgGTCTACCAGTCGTTTCGTCATTCGGActttcagtcgcttaggcttttatatatacaaatatttaatttgaCCAGGCTATATTTCGTCAAGCTGTTTGAGCATGTTTTTTCATTGGCACCTTGAATGACTCCCTGGAGTGACTGCAGAAAGTTAATGTCAATAGTTTTCAGCTGTGGTGTCTAATTTGTGTTCCCTAGAAATTATATACTGCATTCCCTTTTTAATTATTGTCCTAATGCCACCATTGATTTCATAGCATTTCTTTTAGCcctgttatctttcttttaaaagaattagtttttatattttcttttattaattcttttttttttgaagcagcATTATGACCAGGAAAACTTAAAGGAAAGACAAATTTATTTATAACTGTTTAAAATATGCAAGtaaattatgaaaacaaataTCAGCTAAATCAAATATGCCCTCATCTTGTAGAGTTGATTTAAAAGCTCAAGCTAAACAAAATATTTGGAGATCATTTTCTGTCTCCAGGACTGTTTGGGGACCACCACATGGTAGACCATGATTGGGCCCAAAGTGCTACCCATCCTATAAATTTCTAGACCAAGtctttttttctccaaattaaTACCCATTAGTTTCTTAGACATTCTTTCCAAAATAAAAGCCATGTTGTCACTTGATAAATTGCAGCCTTGAGCAGTGGGAATATTTTTAGACAACTATTCAATATGGCTTTTGTTCATTATACTCTTTAACACCATGTGAAGAAACCAAAGATTATTTGTAATTTGTATTGATTTACCCCTGGACTTGGGCTCAGTGGACAGGAATGAGCCAAGCTACAAGAACTCAAAGATTCTGGCTATTTATGCTTATATCAACCCTAATACCAAGATCAAAGTTACTAGTAGAATCAGGATGGTCTCTTGAAGAATCAGATACCAATTTTCAGTGCAGCAGAATAGTAGTAACTTCTTTGTTTGATGCCAGCTCTGAATTAATGAAATGTATGGTCCCCATTTCCCTTCCCACTCctaattttctcttctattttctttaatttaattgcattttattgtattttatagaTCATTGTAAGTAGCCTGGAGTTCTTTCTTGAGCAAGATTaggtataaatgaatgaattgtaaTACGTCTGCTCTCCTCATCACATAGACTGGGAACCAGTCAGCCATGGCCCCTATAGATTCTGAATAACATGCAGCACCAGTATCACTACTATTATTGGTCCAGTCTGCTGTTGGAAGCAAAAGACATGAATAGAGAGAAGGATAGTGGGCACCAAAACCTCCTCAATCCCTACTCACTGTCTATTCCAACTTTCCATATCAAGCCATAACTactttttaattatagaagaatGTATGTCTCTCCCCTTAGTCATCAGAGTGTGAAAGCACCCAAACCTCTGCTCCCTGTGAATAATTAAGTGGTAACAGGAAAAGGGCCAGGGAAAACTAGAGAAATATAATGAAGAATCAAAGAAAACTACAGTCAAGAGGAAGACTGTCCTGGAGACTTCAGAGCGAATAAgagcaaataaaagcaaatgaatctgaaaagaaagaaggggCAAGAGTCACAAGGAAAAAGCAGACATAACACTAAATGAATGTTCTTTCTTCACCAACAGCACCTCCTTTGAACTGAAAAGATTAAGGTCACCCAGGAGCTTGAGATCTCAGCCCCAGGGTCATGGAAGACTAGAACATCTCAGAATATGCTTCCTCTAAATCACAGGTGGCTGGCCGTCATGGTGCCTCCCTCTATGTGATCCCCTCACACCACATCCAGGACACCCCAAGGCTTTGCCCTTACCCACAGGGAGGGAGGCTTCCTGCCCTGAGTTGGGCCCCCTCCCTTGAAGCTAAGCATTCATCTCAAACACAAGCATTCATGGTAAACAGTGAAAGACAGGGTCCTGAAACATTGCCAACGTTTCACCTCCTACACTCCTAAGTGCAGAGCAGTTTATATATGACCAAACACAGTGTATCATTTTGGCCCTTGCATCTGGCTTCGGATGAAATAAGGGAGTTTAGCCTTCAATTATGAACCATTAGTATTCAGACATAGCAGTGTGTGAGAGGAGCCTTGCTTTGTTGGCTGAGCTTTTATTTCTGCCCTAAATCAACTGTACAAAGAAGTGTAGATTCTACCAGGCTCCTGATAAACATGAGGTCTCTGCAGGAGAGGCTAACCCCGCAGTGcttaaaatcaaaaccacagcaTACCACCCTTACGACCCTGTCTTCTGAATAAAACCAACCTTTCTTCATTAGCTGAGCACATTTCTTAAGAAGAGGAAATGGAAGTCCTGATAAACATCATTAGCACAAACAGGATGCCAACAAGGAGACCTAATATTATTTAGATGAAATTTGAATTCTAATGCAATGTTTATGCCCAACTCCTAATGGAGAAGTAAATTTTAAAGGCCAAGTTATGCTGTGAAGATTCTTCATACTCAGTACAAGTGTCCTCTACCTGCTGCCTGTTCATCACACTCCCTGTTGCCTACCCCAGATGAGATGAATGAGGATCTAGGGCCTGTCTTTTTCAATTGTACCTTGTGTGCTTGCTTTTTCATAGCTGAGTTGTTAACTGGAAGACAAAAGAGAGAcgaataaaaaaaaactagtccAAAGAAGCACTCATCACTCATCCTTATAAAATAAGAGCTCATGTGCAAGGGAGATGCatataaaattaatttgcatTGCTGACCACTATTCTTCCCTTTTTAGGGAGGGTTTAAAGTGGGTGGGAGCATGACAATGTGAAATTCCTTGTTTATAAgttaagaatttcaaaatagtGACAACAGAGTATTAAACCAAGTGTGAGGCCCTGGTCGCCTGTCTACCAGTGACAGACATGGAGCAAATGAAAGACACTGTGCACTCCTTGAGTCTTCCTCTTAAGAAGCTAAGGGATTTGGGGTGGCCTCCTTCAGTGGGGATGACATGGTGCTCTTAGAGGCAACAGATTTTAAATTGTTTCTTCAGTTCTCCATTTTGTATTTAGAAAAAATTTTAGCCCAAAAGACCAATTTTATCACTGCTCTGAAAACTTTTGGCGGAAGAAATGAGTATTGGCACTCACTCATGCCGCCACCCAAGGTTATTCCATGAAGGCTGATAGAAGCTCTCTCTGGTCTAAGGAACTCTCCACCATTAAAGGAAACGTCTACTTACTGTGTGCAGCAAGTCTTCCACTGAAAATAACAGAAGTTCCCAAATGGCTAAAGCAGCAGGAAATTCATGAGCCTCACATAAGGAGTCAGGAAGTGGGATGGTTCCTGGGTTAGTTCTTCTATCAGCTCAAAGACATTTTTGAAGACTGGAGTTCTTTCCACCTTTCCCTTCTGCATCCTCAACTACGACATAGGGAATCTGGTCTGATTTCAGACCACCTTTTCTTTATTACAGTTAGAAAAGAAATGCCCTTCTGTGCTTCTAACAAAATCCACAGAACCCACAGATATTTTCCACACCCTTTGGAagctgagggtggggtggaaaggtTATTGTCAGAATTTGAGGAAGAACAAATAAATATGTGACAACTCTCTGGACAGCCTGTGAGACCTAAGTCAGAACAAGCAgctctgagcccacagctggagtGCTGCAGACAtgtctaaaataattaaaataacaatatttgaTGAAACTGGAAAGAAAGTTGGAAACAGAACAGTACAAAGAAAACATTGCTGAgatgtgtgtacatgcacaccAGTGTGCACCAGAAACCACACCAGGAAGATGAAGTGGACAAAAGAGGAACCGTGTTCAGCAATTTTCACACAAACACTTGTCTACTTTATTCTCTTTATACCAGTAAATCCTGATCAATTTTTCTCTGCTGTTAAAAATAGTAAACCGGAATTCTCAGACTGAGTAAACACCAACTCACCTGAAGATAATGTGACTCACACTTAAGAATTCACTTTATGAGCACTTGGATTCTGAGGATTCCTGTGCAACACAGCCCTTCGCACAGTCCTGGGCCTCCTTCCAGAATTAGAAAAGTTGAGATGTAAACAAATTCAGGCTGGATCTCACTTCAGGGAGCACTCAGCTGACATCCTGAAGTTTTCTTCTGACAGTACATGCTTTCTTCTCCTGCACTTTGATGAAATTTGGAGTAGTTGCCAGAGGGTTCTTTAGATTCTTCTTGGAGAGTCACCCAAGTATGGCCAAGTGTTGCATTTCCTAGACATGGCAAACTTTAAGGATAAAAATTAAAGTAGTTAATATTTTAAGTGACATGCCTGAATAGCCTCATCTGTGGAATTAGGGTGATAAGCCTTGGAATGCAAAGACGTATTACTCAGAATTCTGTTTCTATTTCCACAAAAAGTAGCAGGGTATAATTCCCCTGTGATCCACTCAGCTGACATATACAAAGACCTCAGTATCCTCTGATTGCTTAGAATTCTTCCCTTGTTGTTACTGCAATTTTAAAGAATTAGGGCTGCTCTCTATTTATAGCAGCAACCAAGAGAGCTCTCCTCAGACCCTGAACTTGGGTTGAGGCCTGCCTGGTACACAGAGCAGTGGTGAGGTGACTGGCACATTTCTCCAGGTCTAGAGATGACGGGCCAATGCTTACTTGCCACCTGGAAATGTTTTCATCTTGCTTTCAAAAGTGGGCCAACCTGTAAGTCCTTGGGGAGTGAGAAAAGTAGAGATTGAGGTTTGAAGGACTGAGTTTTGAGCAACTCAGTGTCTTACaggcatttaaaaatagcaaacataCTAATTCACTGTAAACCAGGGGTCCCAGGGAAGCTCAGAATGTGCAGAGTCTACAGGGCCCACAGTGTAACCTGCAGGAACCTCCTGCCTCATAGGTCTCTGCTCCACCTCCCTCATCCCTATCAGGGCCTTCATTTCTTTCATGCCTTATTGCTGCATTTCTTTGTCAACTGGGGTAAGAGTCTAAAGCTTAGGGATGAAAGAGGCATAAGACAATGTCTTGAAGTCTGAAGAAAAGCCACCCAGGAATCATTGTCACTAGATCCAGAGCTTATGCACATAATAATTAACCAGGCAGACTGGTAAGTGCCAGTCATCACCTGAAAAACATGCATAGCCAGTGTTACAAAAATtccaaaaaaggaaaagcatCATAAGACTCCGAAATAAAAATACACGCTTATCGTTACTATAAACATCACCCCCAAAAGGAGCACTGATATGGCTGTTTATCTGGGATCCACCTAACCTTCCATTGACCAAACTTTCTCAAACCCGCACTTAAGTCAATACTGGGGGGTGGGAAATTTTGTCTGGTCTGCTCACTAATGAACTGTAAATATACCTGATATAATAGTGGGTATTTAACCACTacctgttgaataaatgaataaaataataacatctaTTGTGTTCTAAGAAGTTACAAAGCACAGTCACATATATATTCTCATTTAGTCTCCTCAATAGCCCTGTGAGATGGGGTATTATTAttcttatcttcattttttaGGAGAAGAATCAGTATTCAACTGCTATCCAAAGTAGATAAACTAGTCATTTACAGTTTACTTATTTGGATGCAATTGCTGTTTATCCAGGCTTGATTCCACACCTTCTCATCACTACCAAGGTGTTGTCTTAGGAAGAGAATGTCTGGGCAAACATGGCCTCACTAACATGTCCCTGTGACTTGTTTCAGGTGGGCCTTTTTCGAAAATCTGGTGTGAAATCTAGAATCCAGGCCTTACGTCAAATGAACGAGAAATCCCCTGAAAACCTCAGCTATGAGGACCAGTCCGCTTATGATGTGGCAGATATGGTGAAACAGTTCTTCCGGGACCTCCCTGAGCCTCTTTTCACCAACAAGCTCAGGGAAACCTTTCTCCACATCTATCAGTGTAAGTAGAAATAATGTAGATTGGTGTTCTCATGTGTACCCATCCATTGGAATACATGAActcataaagaaatatataaaagttaTCATTCTACACTCCTCTCCAGAAGTAACTTTGTTCACAGTTTGATATATAAATCTCCAGGCCATATTTTTTGcatcaaaattttccttttcagtgtaGTTTGGCCTAAGATCTGAAACTAACTTCAGTGTACtttcaacaaatttaaaatgaaaagggaacacaATAGAATTTATTGTGTATATAGgtgtttttaaaaacccatttaattttctaaaattcagCGCTTCCTCGGGATATAATGAAAGTTAAGGCCAAAAGCGTTAAAATTACtggaaataaaaggcaaatatatgGTAATACAGTGTTTTGTAAGGGTGAAAGGTAAGCAAACCAAATCAAGCTGTATGCTTAATTCAACTAATTTatgttttcacttgaaattttaaaaaatatatttttactaatttcagagaggaaggggaagggaaagaaagatagaaacaccaaagatgagagagaatcattagccagctgcctcctgcatgccctctaccgggattgagcccacaaccctggcatgtgccctgaccaggaattaa from Myotis daubentonii chromosome 2, mMyoDau2.1, whole genome shotgun sequence includes the following:
- the STARD13 gene encoding stAR-related lipid transfer protein 13 isoform X3 gives rise to the protein MFGQGPRTPASGCYYLNSMTSEGQEMYLRFDQTTRRSPYRMSRILARHQLVTKIQQEIEAKEACDWLRAAGFPQYAQLYEDSQFPIDILAVKNDHEFLEKDLVEPLYRRLNTLNKCASMKLDVNFQRKKGEDSDEEDLCISNKWTFQRTSRRWSRVDNLHTLFPGGDRNGSSGDIRMRDTTSSESVLTDLSEPEVCSIHSESSGGSDGRSHPGSQGTGREAFDCSSQYCSDSPVMLDATVFSSSLPQSSKDVLNYPFHPKNEKLSRPRAKSFLKRMETLRAKGTHGRHKGQTGGLVISGPVLQQEPESFKAMQCIQIPNGDLQNSLPVACSKGLQCSSKWSGESSPSENSSSGLSTPGLKERKCQEANKRGGMYLEDLDVLAGTALWNAGDQNHTHEFHSQENLVVHIPKDHKPGTFPKALSIESLSPTDNSNGVNWRTGSISLGRQHGPCAREPGLIASCHRASRVSIYDNVPLYASTGDLLDLEKNDLLPHLEDILHHVSGLQEGVNELQAHEALVGKPGLCPFPFPNQITLDFEGNSVSKGQTTPSDVERDGTSLNELETTGIKERRDSGVGASLTRPNRRLRWNSFQLSHQPQPSTASPHISNQTAGQLNLLQRFSLLRLTAIMEKHSMSNKHGWAWSVPKFMKRMKVPDYKDKTVFGVPLIVHVQRTGQPLPQSIQQGLRYLRSNCLDQVGLFRKSGVKSRIQALRQMNEKSPENLSYEDQSAYDVADMVKQFFRDLPEPLFTNKLRETFLHIYQYVPEEQRLQAVQAAILLLADESRDVLQTLLCFLKDVANLVEENQMTPKNLAVCLAPSLFHLNLLKKESSPRAIQKKYATGKPDQKDLSENLAASQGLAHMIMECDRLFEVPHEMVAQFHNSYVEAEIHTPTLEDLGTQVEESGATFHTYLDQLIQGLQKEAKEKFKGWVTCSSTDNTDLAFKKVGDGNPLKLWKASVEVEAPPSVVLNRVLRERHLWDEDFVQWKVVETLDKQTEIYQYVLNSMAPHPSRDFVVLRTWKTDLPKGMCTLVSLSVEHEDAQLMGGVRAIVMDSQYLIEPCGSGKSRLTHICRIDLKGHSPEWYNKGFGHLCAVEVARIRNSFQPLIAEGPETKI
- the STARD13 gene encoding stAR-related lipid transfer protein 13 isoform X5, whose translation is MPEEGTRKQSNQKFQCQKIEAKEACDWLRAAGFPQYAQLYEDSQFPIDILAVKNDHEFLEKDLVEPLYRRLNTLNKCASMKLDVNFQRKKACRGESSHCLEQPGKASKGRTSQGEDSDEEDLCISNKWTFQRTSRRWSRVDNLHTLFPGGDRNGSSGDIRMRDTTSSESVLTDLSEPEVCSIHSESSGGSDGRSHPGSQGTGREAFDCSSQYCSDSPVMLDATVFSSSLPQSSKDVLNYPFHPKNEKLSRPRAKSFLKRMETLRAKGTHGRHKGQTGGLVISGPVLQQEPESFKAMQCIQIPNGDLQNSLPVACSKGLQCSSKWSGESSPSENSSSGLSTPGLKERKCQEANKRGGMYLEDLDVLAGTALWNAGDQNHTHEFHSQENLVVHIPKDHKPGTFPKALSIESLSPTDNSNGVNWRTGSISLGRQHGPCAREPGLIASCHRASRVSIYDNVPLYASTGDLLDLEKNDLLPHLEDILHHVSGLQEGVNELQAHEALVGKPGLCPFPFPNQITLDFEGNSVSKGQTTPSDVERDGTSLNELETTGIKERRDSGVGASLTRPNRRLRWNSFQLSHQPQPSTASPHISNQTAGQLNLLQRFSLLRLTAIMEKHSMSNKHGWAWSVPKFMKRMKVPDYKDKTVFGVPLIVHVQRTGQPLPQSIQQGLRYLRSNCLDQVGLFRKSGVKSRIQALRQMNEKSPENLSYEDQSAYDVADMVKQFFRDLPEPLFTNKLRETFLHIYQYVPEEQRLQAVQAAILLLADESRDVLQTLLCFLKDVANLVEENQMTPKNLAVCLAPSLFHLNLLKKESSPRAIQKKYATGKPDQKDLSENLAASQGLAHMIMECDRLFEVPHEMVAQFHNSYVEAEIHTPTLEDLGTQVEESGATFHTYLDQLIQGLQKEAKEKFKGWVTCSSTDNTDLAFKKVGDGNPLKLWKASVEVEAPPSVVLNRVLRERHLWDEDFVQWKVVETLDKQTEIYQYVLNSMAPHPSRDFVVLRTWKTDLPKGMCTLVSLSVEHEDAQLMGGVRAIVMDSQYLIEPCGSGKSRLTHICRIDLKGHSPEWYNKGFGHLCAVEVARIRNSFQPLIAEGPETKI